A segment of the Kluyveromyces marxianus DMKU3-1042 DNA, complete genome, chromosome 5 genome:
TTGAACAAGTTACGTCTTAATAATCATGGGGCTGCTCCATTAACGGACGGCATTGTAAACGATCGGTCGGACCCGGTGGTAATTGTTTCGTCAACGCATGAAGAATTAGAACGGttgaaagagttgaagaatcgaaaggaagaattatTGGATAAGATACGACAATTGAATAACAATTAGCCTctatatacaaaaaaatggtatGTTTGTGTAACATTATAATTAATAGTTAAGGTTCTGTATATTAACGTACTGGTTActaattttgttttcgagTCCAGTCAGCTTTGCACTAACACTGATTAAGGTTGGGTCACTAGTGTTTATTGAAACTTTTTCACATTCAGTAACAACTCTACCATCAAATGTCACACACCTAGCCAGTAGGTTATTTGCTTGGGGGAGTGTTATTCGCTCTGTCACTGAAAAACTAGACAATAAGTTGTTTAAAACGGAAGCGTCATCGACTTGTAAGCCATGttccttcaaaatctccagaattcttccatttctGTCCTGTTTCAGCCTATCTCTAACCTTATCAGCAAACGACAGACCTGTGTTAGGGTCTACCTCGCACCAGGGTCGTTTCACTACTTTAGTGAGATTCCTTATGTCCAAACAAACTTCATTCTTAAATAGAACCAACTCCATGTTCACTAAATGATGGGTAGACTCGCATGCTTCGTAGGACTCACCAAAATTATTCTTTAAAaagttgttattgttgtgAGGAAAGATCAATTCTCGTGGGGGGTTTTGTAACAACGTTATAGATTGCGTTAATAGTTCTAGGATTTTCccaatctttttttcaaagagttgTGTCTCGTCAAATTCCAGGGTTTTACTCTCTGATATTTGTTGTAACTCGTCAAATAAGTTTAAGCTTCGAGCTAAGTTAGAAATAATTGATTGTATTTGAACAAGAGGATATTTTTTACCGGTCTCCATTTTGAGCATAATCGGCCTGCCTTTGTTAAAATCGGGTAGTTTCACCACGGCATGGAAATCTACTATATAGCCTGATTGTCTTGTAATAGTTCCTTTAATTGATGTACTACTATTAGTAGTATTAGTTGTCGAAGAGCTATTGCTGTTAGAAGCTGAGCTCGGGgaagaaatatttgaattaGTACCATTTGGTATATTACTTCCATTAGAGAGTGGCATCACAAATCTTTCCTCACTTGAGAGTAACTCTAAGCATTTCTCAACATGGTCTATGAGATTCGGTAATTCAGGCTTAATTATTTCAGTTATTAACCACTTCTTCTGCAAGACACTACTTTCTGCAGAAGTTAGTACATTTTCATGCGTTCCGTCATCATATAATGCAGTAGTCATTATAAATCGACTTTTTCAATGCTTTAGTTCCGCCTTTACCTTTGAAATCCCCTTCATACATATATAGTCGTTTTCAGTATTTGCTTCAACCTTTTGGGCAGATGGCCTGTTTTTacaaaaaaactaaaatgTCTACCGTATATATAGCATACCTTTAAAtcattgttctttgaaagcAGAAATGTAAGGCATTAATTATAGTTATAACTCCTTGTTGGGAAGTCATCTGATAAGATTAGATCAGTTATATAATTGAGGACATTTAGTTTACACCATGTTTACGGGTTATAGAAGATCCACTTCTATAACTAAAAAGATGctgcaacagcagcagttgCAAATCCAGCACCCTATTAAGAGAACTATTGTACTTGCGGCAGTGGCTTCGTTGACAAATCTTTTAGTAGGTAAAGATGTGAGACTAGCCAATGCAATGGAGAATGATAACCTACACGATAAAACTGGTGAATATCAACGAAAAACTCAAGAAGATGTCGAACAACGGTTGAAAGCTCTTCGGAATACCAGACCAATGAAACCTAATTATGAAGGACACGTTCCTCTTTGGCCCCATGAGAAACTTATACTATTCGCTGTTAGTGGATTAAGATCCTATTTTCATCCTGAAAATGGGGAGaatattgttcaattggGAGAAGCTACGGCCCTTCCTTGTTTCTTGGAATCGTTGAAACGCACAATGCTATTGGATAAGGTTGGTAGAAGGATATTACGTGAAACCCCGGATATCACATCAGAGAGTCTTAACATGGAACGGTTGTCCAAGATGGGGAAAAACACATTGGGCTATACTTACTACCAATGGCTGAAAAAGGAAGGCGTGTCACCAGATACCAGAGCACCGGTCGCCTATATAGACGACCCCGTCCATgcttttattttcaaaagataCAGGCAGTGTCATGATTTCTATCATGCAATTAATGGGTTGCCAATCATAATTGAAGGTGAGATTGCTGTTAAGGCATTTGAGGCTGCAAACCTCGGTGTTCCCATGGCAGCGTTAGGTGCATTACTTGCTCCATTGAAGCTAAAGCCTGTACAAAGAGAACGTCTTTTCACAATTTACCTACCCTGGGCAGTGAAATCTGGCCTCAAGTGTAAACCTTTGATCAATGTGTATTGGGAGGAATTGTTAGAAAAAGATATCGAAGAATTGCGCAGAGAGTTGAACATCACTCCTCCCCCGGACTTGAGAGCTCTTAGGAAAGAGCGTGCCCGCCAAAGAATGTCGTTCAAACTCAAATACGAGAGTTATGAGAAATgatcaacaaaaatatgTTTACATCTATGTACCtctatatatgtaaatCCATATTTAGGGACTTCTATTCAATGGTATGCTTATGTTGCGCTTGTCTCCATATTGATTTTAGTATGCTGTAAATATACGCTTGCCTTCTTATGCTTGCCTGTTCGGATATCTAAATtcagctcatcgcatctcatttcttttcatttctttttgaagatttgaCCATTTTTGTCCGGAGCGCTGTGAATTATAAAACAGACAAGCACAAGAGACGACGAAGCGAAGAGACGAAAgtgaaacaaaataatacaacTGGTATTTACTGAAGTTGGTACATGAACAGGAAATACTTAGACCCAGTAACGTGAAAAATATCAGAGAGTATTTAACAACCAGAATTATTGACCGGTAATCTATTAACGTGAGCTCTCTCGAACTATAATATTGTGGGTTTGCATTGACGATGGAGTTTTCAGCAGAGaataagaagaaacagTTGGTGTACACTGAAAAGAAGCGAGTTAAGGTGTATGTGTTGGAGAATAATGAGTGGAAGGATACGGGAACTGGTTTTTGTCAAGGGATTATTGAAGAACCTATCGTTCCTGATACAGACGATGTCACTGCCGACGCCAACACCAATAACACTGAAAAATTGGCGTTTCTATTGGTTATAGATGAGGATAACAATCACCAAGTGTTGCTTAAGTCCAGACTCGAGCAAAATATTGAGTATCAACGCCAAGAGGAAACCCTTATTGTATGGAAGGACCTTAATGGTCAAGATATTGCTTTGTCGTTTGAGGAAAGTGTTGGATGTGATTCACTGTGTGAATACATCTGCTTTGTCCAGAAAAACATAGAAAGCAGAATCTCTTTAGTGGCGGTACGGTCAACTGAAGATGGTATTGGGTCGGTTCATGAAATTATTACTGGTCCTGTTAATCTACCCTCTAATGATCCACAGCAAACTGAAGAATCGTTATTAGAGGCACTAAGGATTTTAAACGAAAATACGTCATTTGATTACCTACGAAACGGAAcaatcaatttcatcatcaacgaTAACTATATCCAAACGCTCATTAAAGCTTTTAATGAAGCTGAGAATTTGCACTTATATCGTAATCTTTTGTTGCTAAGCAGCATTATTAAGACGCTCATTTTGTTCAACAGTAAAGAAAtagttgaagaaatgataAACAACGAGAATTTTCTATCGATTTGTGGTATATTAGAATATGACACAGAATTTCCAAACTCGAAACTAAACCACAGGCAGTATTTAAAGGACCAAGAGCCAAAATTTAAAGAAATGATACCCATTTCGGATCCGGCAATCAAACTAATGATTACTCAAAATTTCAGACTACAGTTCTTGAAGGATGTTGTTTTGGTGAGGTTTTTAGATGACCAATCGTTTTCATTTATCTCAGACTTAATGTTAGTCTATCAAAATGCAATAATTGATTTCTTGCAAGAGGACAGTAATGGATTTATCAACCAGGTTATCTCGTTATACCAGGTGAGCGAAGACTCTAAAGTGAGTCCtgataaaagaagagaCGGTATAAAACTTCTTCATGAATGCATTCAACTATCACAAAACTTAAGTGCGTTAGAAAAGACTCTATTTTACAAATTTTTAATCAAGAAGGGTCTATTTCAAGTTATTCAGTTCGCCTTTAATATGGAAACAGATAGTGATGTGAGGATTTTGGCTACAGATATCGTAGTAGGATTAATTGAACATGACATCCAATTAATACAGAGTATTCAAAATGATGAAGTAGTTCTAAGAAATAACGAAAACGCAGAAGTTACCTCTACCGATATGTCACTTTTATTAATTCTCACTAAAATACTATTGACAGATAAGAGCCCTGGGTTAAAGGAGCAGTCATTTCAAGCTCTGGTAAGTTTACTTGATCCTGAAGATTATATTTTAGATGACTTCCAAAATCAAGATGATAACGTGGATGTTCGTATTGAGAATCTTTTACAAATTCATAATGGAAACACTGATAACGAGACGGACTCAGAGAAGAACCCTGAAAGATTCCAGCTTGCAGATTACCTACAGAGATTCTATAAACAAGTGGCTCCTTCTCTATTTCATTGTTTCATTGACAAAGGCATTGATCTGAGTCAGTATGACGAACAATTGCTCATAAGATTAGTCAAACTTTTAAACTTGATGATCCAAGGTCACGATGCTTCAATTTCGAGGAGATTCATTTTGGAAAACGGGATATTGATTAAGCTTGTTTCTTTAACATCAAATAattttattcttcaattAAGACTTGCTGCGGTTCGTTGCTTCAAAAATGTAATATTTCTCAATGATGACTTTTACCTTAGATATGTTATTGGCAAAAACCTATTTGACCCTATCTTTGAAATGTTTAAAGATAACTTGAAAGATGATAATATGGCTAACTCTACAATGTtggatttcttcaaaactcTTCTGGCAAAATTAAATACGAACGAGGATAATGACATGTCTGGTTCAGGTAGTAAAAGCTCAAGAAATTTCATGTTGCTAAACAAGTATTTGTGTGGCAGATATTTCGACATCTTATCAGAAGTTGATGCTGTTCCATTTACGAAGGAAATGTTACGTGtatataaagaagaagcgcaGAGACTGGCGAGTACTTCTAATGTAGACACAAGTTTTGACGAAAATGATAATACTACATTAGAAGTGGAGGTTTAAAATGAGTACAATAACTGGAATTCATACTGAATAAttattcatatatatatatatatatatattgttgtAATATACATTAAACGGAGTATGGTTTCAAGATAGGAAAGCGTATATGCTGGATAGTGCAAATTGTCTATTTTCATTGACGAAGTTAGAGTTTAGCGCTGAAGTTGTAATGTAACTCTTGTGGATATAAATCCTTCGTTATTTGACTTCCAACATGCCATGCACCGCCATCTACTACATGCGTAGCACCAGTTACATAAGATGCAGCTGgagagaacaagaaaacagTAGTGTTAGCAATATCTACAGTTGTTCCAAGTCTTTGTAATGGAATCATCTTGGTCAGATCACTCGAAGACTCTGATCCCTTTTTTGTGAGTCTGGACAACCCCTCCGTATTGGCAATGGCACCCGGAGCTACAACGTTGAATCTTATTCCTAGAGGCCCCATTTCGACGGCCAAAGAGTTTGATAAAGCATCAATCCCTGCTTTTGCAGCGCCTACGTGAGATTGAAATGGTACCCCGTAGTAATGTAACGTTGCACTAACAAACAAAACGGCACCCTTTGTCTTGACTAATTCTGGGAAACATGCCTTCACTGTGTTGAAACTACCCAGTAAGTCTATTGAAACGACAGACTTGAAAGCATTTGCCGATAGATGTGTGAAATCAGCTAAAAAGTTACCAGCAGCGCCTGCTATCACATAATCTACCCTTCCAAACCTCTGGACAGTGAGTTTGACTGCTTCATGCAACTGTTCCACATTTCTAACATCGACACCAGATATAGGCAAAACAGCATGATCATCATTCACAAGCGAAGCAATCTCAGCGGCTGTTTTCTTGGTCTTCTCCAAATTCCTCCCCACAATGGCGGCTTTACAACCCAAAATAACCATCGCCTCAGTCTGAACCCTGCATATTGTTCCAGCCCCTCCAGTGACAAAAACTACTTTACCAAAGAACATGTTAGGTTTCCAAGGACCATTCTCTACAAAAGATTTATCTATAGTGTTTGGCATACTCTCTTCTTGTATTGGTAGGCAGAACTGTAATTGCTGGTTTCTAGTCCATTCAACGCGAAGCAGATAGGTAAAATATGTCTTACTTTGCCATTATGCTGGAACTAGTAAAGCAGTATCGACACCtgtatacacacacacatagatatatatatataatagtCTACCTCTCGGGTAATACAGTAAGTACTCCTCACAATTCTCTTGACTCCTCTCTAGTAGTATTATCAACTAGAAAATCATTGCTGTGCTGTTTCAATACAAAAACTATATCGCGTGCTCCTATGACCCTTCACAAAGACTACTGCAAGAAGTTTATCGTGATATTATGGCATGTCTATGTTTATTGGAGAGGCTGTAGAAAACGAGCAGACTGCGGAGTTTTCGAATCACACTTTTCAGCTCAAGCCCTGCTTTTTGAAGTAACCGGTATGAAACTTTTGTGGGGTTAAAAACATGGAACTAATGCGGAAAGGAAGAGCGCGCTTACCGGAGAGAATACAGCGGAGTAAAGCGAAGGGGGAAGGGGGTGAAATGGTAATGGTGATGGGGGAACTGTTCAACTTACCCGGAGTATAAGATTCAAGaagtttttcttccatctgtcgcttttctttattctctCACAGGGTACAGAGAGTGTAGTGAGAGCAACGCGAAATTCGTAGATACTTACTTACTCTGTGTATAGGTGAATGCAACTTGTAGTCACATGACCTGAACTATTTTCTGGACCAACCCGTTTACAatttgattgatttcttcaaaaaaaaacaaaaactagACAATAATAAATGATATAGAATTATAAGAATAGTTAGTGATTCTAAATTGCAAAAGCATGGTTTTTTTATGACGTTCATATTACCGCCATCTACACTTTAGATTACTAGGCTTATAAATTTGATAGTATAGAAATAAAGCTTTAGTGTGTGCTGTATTTTACTAGCCATTTAACATTCTGATAGCATAATGTCTGAATGGAAAGTAGATCCTGATAACAGAAGACGGTTATTACAACTGCAAAAGGTGGGTGCCAATAAAAAGTGTGTTGATTGTGCTGCTCCAAACCCTCAATGGGCCTCTCCAAAGTTTggtatttttatttgtttggAATGTGCAGGTGTGCATCGTGGATTAGGTGTCCATATCTCTTTTGTCAGATCAATCACTATGGACCAATTCAAGCCAGAGGAACTCATTAGAATGGAAAACGGTGGTAACGACAAATTCAATGAATACATGTCGGCACACAACGTGGATTCCAAACTGccaccaaaaataaaatacgATAACGTTATAGCTTCGGACTATAAGGACAAATTAACTGCTCTTTGTGAGGGCACGGAATGGCAGGAACCTGACCGTAGTGACTTCGATGCTTCACAGTTAGGTACAGATCTAAGTTCTAGTTCCGGCTCCTTGAAAGAAAGTGATGCGAAAAAGAGTGCGTCAGCAGAACCTGTCgatcaaaaagagaagaatgaGTCGTATTTTGCTAGTCTTGGCGAGAAGAATCAACAGAGACCAGACCATATTCCACCTTCAAAGGGGGGGAAATACCAAGGATTTGGAAACACACCAATTATCCAACACAAAAAAACCAACCAAGCCCAAGCAGGGTCTACCACACTTACCCTGGaaaatttccaaaaggATCCGCTAGGTACATTCACAAAAGGTTGGGGTTTATTCTCATCTGCTGTCTCGAAGTCCATGGAGGAAGTACAAGAAACACTAATAAAGCCAAACGTGGAACAACTTTCTCAAAAGGATTTATCGGAGGAAGCTTTAAGAGCTGCCAAGCAGTTCGGTCAAAAATTCCAGGAGTCTAGTAGCTATGGTTTACAAGCCTTAAATTCCTTTACTAAAGGTTTGCAACAACAGCTGCAAGATCCCCAAAATGGGTCAGAGTCCTCTCAATATAGCAAACTATTCGATGGTGTGGATACACCATCTCATGCTTCTTCTGAGCAATTGTCatcagaaaaaaaggttacTCCAGCGAAGAAAGACACTAACGATGACGAATGGGATGATTTTTAATCATTTAACCtcttatatatgtatatatatatatataaatgtgTTAAAGTTTGTCTTCACGGTATACGTGTACTGAATAGATTATAATAGAATACATCCAGATAGAAGCTACTATGTCTATACTATTATGGCATAAATATCAccttttttaattattataaACTAAAATATGATTTTAAGTCTTCtatgttgaaaaatgaatatTCTCTCCACAGTGTGAAATAAGTAAAAAGATAGCAAAATTGGTCACAAtattactttttttttgcaatgCTCTCAAACAGTTACTTGACTACGAGTTGGAAAGCTTCTTCTAGTCAGATTATTAGCGCTAATCGTCCCTGAGACAGCTTCTTCACTTTTAGATTCTATTGGATCAACTTTCCATTTGGCACTTTGATCACTGAAAAACCTTTTTGGTTCATAAGCTAATGacaaatcttcttcagcaacTTTCCCATTTGGCATTACCAAGGATTGTGGGCTTCTCCAAATTGCGGGGAAATATTGCCTGTAAACGAGCATAGCACTGCCGATTCCAACAAGGGCCCCAAAAATGCTATCAGAAAGGAAATGCCTGTTATCCGCTAAGGTAGAAAGGCTGATCACAGAAGCTAGAACCAAAGGAAATCCAACTACTGAAAGTGAAAGTGAATTTGAAGTTGTTGGATATTGATAGATATTTAACCTCgataaaatgaaaaaggtCAATAATGCTAAATTCGAAAAAGCTGTGGCAGAAGTTCCACTTGGGAAACTTCTAAAACCATCTGACAAAGCCCTAAGATCCGTTGTTGTACATGAACTAATGTCAATGTTGAATTGTAATTGCCCAACGTTCTGTAAAGAGGGTTGACATCTGCTAACTAAATCTGGTCTAGGCTTTCCTGTgacatttttcaaaatagCCACAATGACACTTTGCATAGCGTTGGTTCCCAAAATTGTTAAGAAGGAAGAATGACTATTCCACCATCTTCTACTCATCGTATATGTTGGACTGAATGCATTCAAGGCTCCGGCTGTCAAAGTTGTGAGACCCCCTGTTGTTAGAAGAATAAAGAGTCTTGGAAACAATAACTGTCTCTGATTATACGTCACGTGGGAGATCTGAGAATCCATTAAGCTGAAGTCGGAGAATCTCGGATGCACTAATCTCCTGAACATTTGTGCAAATATGAATATTGCGAAGTAAAGAACCCATTCCATGGAATAAAAACCAACGGttaacaaagaaactgaTTTTCCTTTCAAGTTCATAAAGACATCCCTGTCAAGCCCAATCTTAGGCAGAAATCTGGACAAAGTCATCTCGCCTTACTTTTATTACTTATAGAATTCTGATGGCTGATAAACTTTATGATCGGAAGAGTATAcatcttcaaaaagtttaaaCACAAATTTATATACCACTTATATAGTCTTTTGATTTGCGTCAGTTTTCcgatttttttatttctgaCACAAACGGGGATACAGCAGCCGCACCATTGTTTCATGCAAGACAatgaacaaagaaatacaaagaCGAAAACCAATGTGCATAACACCAAAACTTAATTTTTCGAGACTGAAATATAAAGAGaaatgaaagaagcaaaagcaatcaatcacgtgaccaaaGAGATCAAATGTCAAGGTAGGAGAACGAGAACTACATTGAACTTTTTAAAAAGGTAAACAAAACCATGTAACAACTTGTAACAGAGTAAGAACCTTTTGATTACACATCAATAGGTGCTACAGTAGAAACTAACTCCTGTATCTATCTCCGAAATTATTTACGATCGCACTGCACCAAGCCATCGAATTAAGCCAAGGTTGAACTGGATCAAATACTACTACACGTCAGGGTTTGTgttttattgaaaaaaaactatTAGAGAAGGATCATAGTATGTCAGACTTTCTAGAACGGTTTTCTGCCAATCTCCAGGCAAAGATTCGTGAAATAATTGCCAAGGTACCAGAATCAGAGAATGTGTTTCGAGAAGTTTTCCATTTTGGACAAATTAACGTGAACGATTTTGCAGATAATAACAAGAAACGTAAAGTATCATCGGATAACAGTTTAGCTGTTTCTGCTGGAGACCTGATTTTTGAACTACAAGACGTTTCCGTGCTTTCACCGTTGCGCAAAAAACTGACATTGACTATTTCGATAGAGGAAAATAGTCAATTGCCCATGATTGCTTTTAAAAAGAATGATACCATTGAGCATATCGTAAGAGACATCAAAAACTCAATAAAGTTTGCAGCATTTTTACCTTTCCccgagaagaagaacttggaatatctatatatctattacgaagaaagagaaggaaacaATAACGATCCAATTTTAATCACATTGAATAAAGACCAAACATTAAAACAATTCAAGGAAAGGAGCATTTTAACGGAGGAGGAAAGCAATTTTCAGGTAGTAATTGATTATATGAGACGCCAGGCAATTCTAACCGGATTTCGTATCTCAGATCCTTTTTCGCCTTCTGTAATGGAGTCTCACCATTCGTTTTTCGTAGATTGCCATAGAGGGAGCAAGGAAGGttcattattctttttgcCAGAACATATATTATTTGGGTTCAAAAAACCTATTCTATTGTTTGAATCTAAAGACATAGATGCGATAACATATTCATCTATCACTAGGTTAACATTTAATGTTACACTAATCCTTAAAAATGGAGAAAAGTTCGAGTTCTCTATGATCGATCAGAATAAGTTTAGTGAAATTGATGATTATGTTAAGAGGAAACAAGTTCAAGACAAATCTATGAGCGATGAATTAAAAGCTAAGGTTACAAAGTCTAGTCAAGTGGTTGATCAATCTGCATTGAAAGAAGCATTAGAAGAATCTGGGGCCTTAGATGGTATGAATGCAgattctgatgatgaaaacgaTAAGAactttgaagatgaaagCGATCTATCAGATGGAAGTAATAGTTCTaacgaggaagaagaagaagaagaagaagaagaagaagaggatgacgaagaagaagaaggagaagaaggagaagacAAAGACGAAGAAtcaaatgatgatgatcaGTGGAATAGTAAGGAGAAAGGGAGCGGGCAGAGTTCGGTAAAGGATCctgaacaacaaaatatcgAAATAGATCACGACTTAGAGTCACAACAGGGTAAATCCACTAGCACTACCAGTCCAAGAAATAACTTTTCGATGGAAATGGATGAATTCCCTAGCCTTCTTAATGAAAATGAGCTGATACAAGATATTCCAATATCTATGGACGACGACGAAGAGGAGGACTCAGGTGTAGAGTATAATTAATGAACGACAAATATACAACTATATACATAACAgcaaaagttaaaaaaatataatcaaTCCTCTAATATATAGTTTCCAAATTTAtctattttcaaattttctACACCGCTGGAGATGGCCTGGATGATACGTTCATtctcatcgtcttcttcactttcattttctgatgattcttcatcagagAAATCCGAATATTCTGATTCACTAGTTGAAGTATAATCgctgttttcttcattctcACGTTCCTCAGTGTATTCCTCATCTCTCATACTTTGAACAGCAAGTTCCAAATCTCTATCGCCGGGATGCTTTTTAGTGAAACCTGATGCCATAACTAGCTCATCTAAGTTATCGCATCTCTTCAcatctctttcaaatacAGGGTAAGGGTACTTGAAACCATCACCAAAACCATCAGTATCTAAGAAAGTCgcatcttcttttggttcatactttagcttcttcttgaaaaatCTTCTTATACAGTCAACATCCCTCTTAAAGTAATACGCAGCGTCTTGGTGTTGAATGGAGATACACTGAGGAAAATCTATAACAACATAACCAGgatcattttcattttcaaccTCATCCTTGATCATGATATTGAATTCGTTGAAATCACAGTGAATAAGCCCATGGTTGGCTAATCTCACGATGAAGCTCATTAAATCAGAATACAGTTTAGGTAGGTTTTTATGTTTCCCTAACCTTCTCATTGGATATCCTTTGATAAGTTCCATCAAGACACAGTGCCTAGAGTTATCGAATGGCTGAGgaacttcaaaatctttattatataataGCGTCATGAATTGATATTCCTTATTGGCGGCAAGTTTGGAAAGGTGCATCCA
Coding sequences within it:
- the RIO2 gene encoding protein kinase RIO2, whose translation is MKLDTSHMRYLTAEDFRVLQAVEQGSRNHEVVPTHLIHTLSGMRSMSGTNRSISDLAKLSLISKLRNSKYDGYRLTYNGFDYLALRAMLNRDTVYSVGTKIGVGKESDIYQVSDRNGEPKVLKMHRLGRTSFHTVKNNREYLRSGQSASWMHLSKLAANKEYQFMTLLYNKDFEVPQPFDNSRHCVLMELIKGYPMRRLGKHKNLPKLYSDLMSFIVRLANHGLIHCDFNEFNIMIKDEVENENDPGYVVIDFPQCISIQHQDAAYYFKRDVDCIRRFFKKKLKYEPKEDATFLDTDGFGDGFKYPYPVFERDVKRCDNLDELVMASGFTKKHPGDRDLELAVQSMRDEEYTEERENEENSDYTSTSESEYSDFSDEESSENESEEDDENERIIQAISSGVENLKIDKFGNYILED